A single genomic interval of Littorina saxatilis isolate snail1 linkage group LG17, US_GU_Lsax_2.0, whole genome shotgun sequence harbors:
- the LOC138953128 gene encoding arylsulfatase B-like: MVPIMTRAAVYTLSLLLLLLCTLHSRDVVNAAHSSQPNIIFILADDLGWSDVGWRNPFMPTPTLDKMATEGMILNQSYVQQTCSPSRAALMSGRYPYHIGFQHETVSANHVFHLPNDQLIMPEALKKLGYATHMVGKWHLGFCNWRYTPTYRGFQSFYGYYNAAEDYYTHIQKHGYDFRDDDQVDKSAVGHYSTNLFTDRAIRIINDHNTSQPLFLYLAYQAVHEPLQVPQWYLDQHCSSIVDNDRKIKCGMVAALDEGVKNVTDTLKQRGLMDNTFIIFSSDNGGPVRAAASNYPLRGSKITIWEGGTRAAAFVYAPSLLQKTNSSYEELIHITDWYPTLVEAAGGGSSVANIDGVSQWKNLLSGGSGPRHEFLYNMDEVTNSSALRQGRFKLVQGYPGNPNGWFVTPELEKLVNATTDEIHNGRGHSPPYQLFNLNRDPEERNDILDSHQDVFQQMKARLDSYRPSLLPSKTTDRVHAADPSNFNGNWSPGWC, encoded by the exons ATGGTTCCGATCATGACGCGTGCTGCTGTTTACACATTGtcgttgctgctgttgttgctgtgtaCCTTGCACAGCCGCGACGTCGTCAACGCCGCCCACAGCTCTCAACCCAACATCATCTTCATCCTCGCCGACGACCTCGGGTGGAGCGATGTGGGGTGGAGAAACCCGTTCATGCCCACCCCGACTTTGGACAAGATGGCGACGGAAGGGATGATTCTCAATCAGTCGTATGTCCAGCAGACGTGTTCTCCCTCCCGCGCTGCTCTCATGTCGGGTAGATACCCGTATCATATAGGCTTCCAGCACGAAACGGTTTCCGCCAACCACGTGTTTCACCTTCCTAATGACCAGCTCATTATGCCTGAG GCCCTGAAAAAGCTGGGGTACGCTACCCACATGGTAGGCAAGTGGCACCTGGGTTTCTGTAACTGGCGCTACACACCCACCTACCGCGGGTTCCAGTCTTTCTACGGATATTACAACGCTGCGGAGGATTACTACACACACATCCAAAA ACACGGCTACGACTTCCGTGACGATGACCAGGTGGACAAGTCAGCGGTTGGTCACTACTCTACAAACCTGTTCACTGACCGCGCCATCAGGATCATCAATGACCACAACACCTCACAGCCCCTCTTCCTCTACCTCGCCTATCAGGCCGTGCACGAACCGCTGCAG GTTCCCCAGTGGTACCTAGACCAACATTGCAGCAGCATTGTGGACAACGACCGCAAGATCAAGTGCGGGATGGTCGCCGCGCTGGACGAAGGTGTAAAGAACGTGACTGACACCTTGAAGCAGCGAGGTCTGATGGACAACACCTTCATCATCTTCTCATCGGACAATGGCGGGCCTGTTCGCGCAGCTGCCAGCAACTATCCGCTGAGGGGATCCAAGATCACCATCTGGGAGGGCGGCACCCGAGCGGCGGCTTTCGTGTACGCGCCCAGCTTGCTGCAGAAGACGAACTCGTCGTACGAAGAGCTGATCCACATCACGGACTGGTACCCCACGCTGGTGGAGGCGGCTGGCGGGGGCAGCTCCGTGGCCAACATTGACGGCGTCAGTCAGTGGAAGAACCTGCTGAGCGGAGGCTCCGGACCTCGCCACGAGTTCCTCTACAACATGGACGAGGTCACCAACAGCTCCGCCCTACGTCAAGGTCGCTTCAAGCTGGTGCAGGGTTACCCGGGCAACCCCAACGGCTGGTTCGTCACACCTGAGCTGGAGAAGCTGGTGAACGCCACCACTGACGAGATCCACAACGGGAGAGGCCACAGTCCGCCCTACCAGCTCTTCAACCTGAACCGCGACCCCGAGGAGAGGAACGACATCCTGGACAGCCACCAGGACGTCTTCCAGCAGATGAAGGCTCGCCTGGATTCCTACCGACCGTCTCTCTTGCCCAGCAAGACTACAGACCGCGTGCACGCCGCGGACCCCTCCAACTTTAACGGTAACTGGTCCCCGGGTTGGTGTTGA